The Aeromonas jandaei genomic interval CCCAAAGTACGGATTGCCTCGGCCGGCAGCTCCTCTTCCTCTTTACTGGCGCCGGCAACCACCAGCACGATCTCGCCACGGCAGCGGTTTTCATCTTCGCCAAGCCAGGTCAGCATCTCGGAGGCGGGCAAGCCATGGATGGATTCGAACGTTTTGGTCAGTTCACGGCACACCACCACCTGGCGCTCGCCAAGGATGCGAGCAATCGCTTCCACCGTATCCTGTACCCGGCGCGGAGATTCGTAGAACACCAGCGAACGGGTATCTTCGATAACGGCTTGCAGGCGATCGTCACGCCCTTTGCTCTTGGCCGGCAGGAAACCTTCGAAAGCAAACCGGTCGGTGGGCAGGCCAGCAGCGCTGAGCGCCGTGATGGCGGCGCAGGGGCCTGGCAGTGGCACCACCTTGACCCCGGCTTCGCGACAGCGGGTGACCAGATGATAACCGGGGTCGCTGATGAGCGGGGTACCCGCATCGGAGACCAGAGCGACACTCTTGCCCTCTTTGATCCGGCCGATCAGCACATCGGCTTTCTGCTGCTCGTTGTGATCGTGCAGCGCGAAGGTCGGCACCGAGATTTGGTAGTGGCTGAGCAGAATGCCGGTGTGGCGGGTATCTTCGGCGGCGACCAGGTCGACGCTGCGCAGAGTATCCAGCGCACGCTGGGTAATGTCAGCCAGATTGCCGATCGGAGTGGGCACTATATACAGGGTTGGGATGTCACTCATGGGATCTCCGAGTGCCCCGACAATTGTGTCGCCATATTGCCCCGTTTACACTATGGGGAATTTCAACACTGGTCGGGGAATGAACTTGAACCGGGTTACAAAGCAGCTAAGTGTATCACGACTCTTCGGCATCCTACTCGCGGCAATCCTGCTGGCCGCCTGTGCGTCGGAGCCCAATCAACCTTCGGGGCAGTCTGGCATGCCGTCAGCCTTCTCGGATTTGACCAAGAATGCCCAGTGGTATCTGGAGCAGGTCGATCCCGCCAAACCGGCTGAAGCCTTTACCTGGCAGATGCTGGCAGCGCGTAGCTATCTGGCGCTCGGTCAGGCCAAACCGGCCTCGGCGCTGTTCCAGCAGTTGCAAAAGCAGGCCAAGGAGCCAGCCCAGAAGGCGCAGTTGCAGTTGCTGCAAGCCCACCTGCTGCTGGCACAAGGCCATGCCAATCAGGCGCTGATCCTGCTGGAAGGCAAGCCTGAGGTTGCGCTGGATGCCGATACCCAGAAGGATTGGTATCGTCAGCGCGTGGTACTGCAGCTCGACATCAACAACAAGTTTGGTGCCGCCAAGTCACTGATTGCACTGGAGCCCTACCTCAACCAGAGCGAGCAGGCCACCAACCATCAGCAGATCTGGTCGCTGCTCAAGAGCATGACCCCTTCTACCCTGCAGGCGCTGGAAGAGGCCCCGGCTCCTGACGTAACCACCGGCTGGCTTCGTCTGGCGGCACTGGTCAACGAGTTCGGTGCCCAGCCCAACCTGCTCGCCCGTCAGCTGGCTGGCTGGAAGCGCGACTTCCCCAACCACCCGGCCCAGAAAGATATGCCGGCGGGTCTTGGCGATCTGACTGCTACTGCTGCCAGCACCTCGGTGCAGCAGATTGCGGTGCTGCTCCCCCTCTCCGGTAATCTGGAGCCGCAGGGCGCCGCCATCCGCAACGGTATGCTGATGTCCTACAAGGAGAATCAAGGTCAATTTACCCTGAACTTCTACGACACCCAGAGCAAACCGACCATCGACCTCTACAAGCAGGCGATTCAGGAAGGGGCGGACATGATCATCGGCCCGCTGCTCAAAGACCGGGTCGAGGAGCTGCTCAAGGCCAACCCGACTGTGCCGGTTCTGGCGCTCAACGAGCTGGACAAGCCGATCGTCAACGACAGCACCTACTACTTCTCTCTCTCTGCCGCCGCAGATGCCGCGCAGGCTGCGCAGTACCTTTATACCCAGGGCTATCGCAAGCCGCTGCTGATCGCCGCCCAGGGGCGTATCGGCTACAGCAGCATCAAGGCCTTTGAACAGGCCTGGGCAACCGTGAGCCAGGATAAGCCGGTAGTCGCCACCTTTGGCGGTCGCAACGAAGTTCAAGGCATGGTTAAAAACGCTCTGAGCGGCCGTTCTACTGCCCGTGCCGGCCAGGTTGTCCAGCTTTCCGACGCCGCACCGCGCAGCATCGATGTGGTCTACATCGTGGCCAACCCGCTGGAAACCCGGATGATCAAGCCCTACGTGGATGTCTCCGTCAATCCGATGGGCAGCCTGCCTATCTTCACCGGCCCGCGCGGCTATGACAGCGCTGCGACCGAAGTGACCTCCGAACTCAACGGCATGCGTATCGCCGATATGCCGCTGCTGCTCGGTGGTTACGAGAAGCAGCGCGAGCAAATTGCCCTGCTCTGGCCGCAGACCCAGGGCGACCTGCTGCGCCTGTTTGCCATGGGCTATGACGCCGTCGCACTGGCGGAAAATCTGCAACAGATGCGCAAGGTGGGCGGCATGCAGCAGTCCGGCATGAGTGGCCAGCTGAGCGTCGATGCCCAGGGCAATATCGTGCGGATGCTGAGCTGGGCCACCTACCAGAACGGCAAGCTGGTCGACGAGAATGCAGTCCAGCAGCTGGAGGAGCCAGCCAATGAAGGAGCTGTTAGCTCGGATGCGCCAGCAATTGCAGAACCTGTTCCCGCTCCCGTCGAGCAAGGGACAGCACTTTGAGCTAGTGGCTGAACGCTGGCTGCAGGCTCAGGGTCTGCAGCCGGTAACCCGCAACTACCGCTGCCGGGGTGGCGAAATCGATCTCATCATGCACCAGGGCCAGACCCTGGTGTTTGTTGAGGTGAGGTACCGGGCCTCTGCCAGCCATGGTGGAGCAGCCAGTTCGGTCACCCGGGCAAAACAGCGCAAGATCATGCTGGCAGCGCGCCACTATTTGAAGCAACATGCCATCAACGAGGCCAGCCAGGCCTGTCGATTCGATGTGATCGCGTTCGAGGGAGACCAGCCAGACTGGATCCGGAACGCATTTTAAGAGGACCCTATGACAGACCGCATCAAAGAGAACTACACCGAAAGCATCCAGACCAAGATTGCAGCCGCCGAGGCGCTGCCGGATGCCATCCATACTGCAGCCCAGATGATCACCATCTGCCTGCTCAATGGCCACAAGGTGCTGGCATGCGGTAACGGCCCTTCTGCCGCACTGGCGCAGCTGTTCATCTCCGAACTGGTCAACTGCTACGAGACCCAGCGCCCCTCCCTGCCCGGTATGGCGCTGACCCCCGACATGGCGACCATCAGCGCCATCGCCACCGATCACGGTTTCGAAGAGGTCTACGCCAAGCAGATCCGCGCGCTGGGTCAGCCGGGTGACATTCTGGTGGTGATCACCACCTCGGGTCACAGCCGCAGTCTGATCAAGGCGGCGGAAGCTGCGCTCTCCCGCGACATGACCATAGTGGTACTCAGTGGTGGTGACGGTGGCGAGATGGCCGGTCTGCTGGGACCGAACGATGTGGAGATCCGCGTACCATCCGCCCGTCGGCCTCGCATTCTGGAAGTGAACCTGTTGACCCTGCACTGCCTGTGTGATCTCATCGACCAGACTCTTTTCCCGCAACAGGAAGATTGAAACCATGAACAAGCAGATCCTCATTCTTGGCCTGCTGGCCGGTTCCCTGCTGCTGCAAGGCTGTGCGGCTGTAGTAGTTGGCGGCGCAGCCGGTACTGCCAAGGCCTCAGGCGATCGCCGCACCCTGGGCGCCCAGTGGGATGATCAGGCCATCGAGCTCAAAGCAGCCAACCTGCTGGCCGACAACAAACCACTCAGCGCTGCCAGCAAGATCAGCGTCTACAGCAACAATGGCCGCGTGTTGCTGGTCGGCCAGACACCTTCTGACGTGTACAAACTGGAGGCAGGCAAAATCGTCGGCCGCATCGAAGGGGTTCGCCACGTCTATAACGAGTTGCGTCTTGGTCAACCAGCCAGCTTCACCACCCGCAGCAATGACTCCTGGATCACCTCCAAGGTGAAAGCCGATATGTTCGGCACCAAGAACTTCGACAGCACCAAGGTGAAGGTCGTGACCGAAGATAGCGAGGTATTCCTGATCGGTCTGGTTACGCGCCAGGAGGGGGAACAAGCCGTCGAGATCGCTCGCCACGTCAACGGCGTGAAGCGCGTAATCAAAGCCTTCGAGTACGCTCAAAACTGATGATGCGAAGCGGATATAAAAAAACGCAGCCAACCGGCTGCGTTTTTTATTTGATCACTTTCAGGGTCGGACGACCGCTTGGACGCGGCGGTTCCGGCTCTGGCTCCACCGGCGCCTCGGCCTGCTCCAGCCAGATGTCATAGCCAGGCTCGGGCGGGAACATGGTGCCCACACCGTTTTCCCTGGCATGAATGGCCAGCACGGCCGCCATCGGGATGTAAACCTGCTGGGAGACACCGCCAAAGCGGGCGCTGAAGCTGATCGCTTCGTTATCCATGTGATACTGCACCACGGCACGTGGCGCTATGTTCAGCACAATCTGCCCATCCTGAGCGAACTGCATCGGTACCATCACATGGGGGATGTTGACGTTGACCACCAGATGGGGAGTCAGGTCATTGTCCAGCAACCAGTCATAAAACGCCCGTAACAAGTACGGGCGGCTCGGGGTCATTGTCGGTTCCATGCTCATACGCCGGCACGGATCTCGCGCTCGGCCTCGGTCAGGGAAGCCTGGAAGGACTCACGCTCGAACAGGCGAACCATGTAGGCCTTGAGCTCTTTGGCACCACGACCGGTCAGGTCGATGCCAAGGCTCGGCAGACGCCACAACAGCGGAGCCATGTAGCAATCCACCAGACCAAACTCTTCGCTCATGAAGTAGGGCATCTCACCGAAGATCGGGGCGATGGCCAGCAGGTTGTCCCGCAGCTCGTTGCGCGCAGCATCGGCATCGGTGCCGGCCATGATCTTGTCGGCCAGCGAGTACCAGTCCAGCTCGATGCGGTGCATCATCAGACGGCTGTTACCACGGGCTACCGGGTAGACAGGCATCAGGGGCGGATGAGGGAAACGCTCGTCCAGATACTCCATGATGATGCGCGAGGTATAGAGTGCCAGCTCGCGATCAACCAGGGTCGGTACAGAGTTGTAGGGGTTCAGCTCAGCCAGTTCATCCGGCAAGTTGGCAGGGTCAACCTGGCAAATATCCACGCTAACACCCTTCTCCGCCAGGACAATACGCACCTGATGGCTGAACATATCGTTGGCACCGGAAAACAGCGTCATTACCGAACGCTTATTGGCAGCTACAGCCATTGAACCCTCCCGTCATTTAAAAGCAGAAACGGCAATGAAGCCTCTATGGTCTTCATTGCCGTGCATTATATTACCCGGATCTGGTCGCTTAGTGAACGTCGCGCCAGAATTCCTTCTTCAACAGCACAGTGAAGATGAAGAAGATCACGATGAAACCAAGTACCCAGAAGCCCATGCGTTCGCGCTCCTGTTTGACCGGTTCAGCCGAGTAGACCAAGAAGTTTACCAGATCCAGCACCGTCTGATCATACTCTTCGTTATTCATTTCACCATTGCCGTCAGATTTGATGCTGACAACCTGCTGGGTCTCGACTCCATCGACCGTATGGGTGGCGAACTCGGCGCGCGGAGTACCCTGCAGCGGCTCCAGCACGTGCGGCATGCCCACGGACGGGAACACCACGTTGTTCACGCCAAACGGACGGGTCGGATCCACGTAGAACGAGCGCAGATAGGTGTAGATCCAGTCCGCACCACGCACACGGGCAACCAGCGTCAGATCGGGAGGCGCCGCACCAAACCACTTGGCCGCATCCTTGTCGTGCACCGAGTTTTCCATCAGGTCACCAATCTTGGCACCGTTTACGATGAGATTGGATGCCATCAGATCTGCCGGGATCCCCAGATCCTCGGCCACCCGGTTGTAACGCTGATACTGGGTGCTGTGGCACCCGAAGCAGTAGTTCATGAACGTGGCCGCACCACGCTGCAGCGACGCCTTGTCACTCAGGTCATAGTTGGCCTTATCCAGATGCACGGCTCCGGTATTGGCAAACACCAGAGATGGCAGCAGGGTCAGCACTGCAAATATTATTTTTTTCATTTAAATGTCACCCTTTCTGGCAGCGGCTTGGTGCTTTCGTTCTTGCTATAGAAGAACAGCAGGACAAAGAAACCGAAGTAACCCAAGGTACACACCTGAGCGATCAGGGTCAGGGTCGGGGTCGACGGCAGCACACCCAGAACACCCAGGATGATGAAGCAGACCACGAACTGGGCGATGTTCAGCTTGTGCAGCTTGCTGCGATAGCGCACCGAACGCACCTTGCAGCGATCCAGCCAGGGCAGCAGGAACAGCACCACGATGGAGAGACCCATCATGATGACACCCAGCAGCTTGTCGGGTACGGCACGCAAAATCGCGTAGAAGGGGGTGAAGTACCACACAGGCGCAATGTGAGCCGGTGTCTTCAGGCCGTTGGCCACTTCAAAGTTCGGCTTCTCTAGGAAGTAACCCCACATGTCCGGTTTGAAGAAGATGATGGCGCAGAAGAAGAACAGGAAGCCGGCGACGCCGATCATGTCCTTGACGGTGAAGTAAGGGTGGAATGCCACCGCATCCAGCGGCCAGCCGTTCTCGTCCTTGTGCTTCTTGATGTCGATGCCGTCCGGGTTGTTGGAGCCTACTTCATGCAGCGCCAGGATGTGCATCGCAACCAGCATCACCAGCACCAGCGGCAACGCAATGACGTGCAGCGCAAAGAAGCGGTTCAGGGTGGCGCCGGAGATAACGTAGTCACCGCGGATCCACAGTGTCAGATCGTCGCCGATAACCGGAATGGCGCCGAACAGCGAGATGATGACCTGAGCCCCCCAGAAGGACATCTGACCCCACGGCAGTAGATAGCCCATGAAGGCTTCCGCCATCAGGCAGAGGAAGATCAGCATGCCGAAGATCCACAGCAGCTCGCGCGGCTTCTGGTAGGAGCCGTAGATCATGCCGCGGAACATGTGCAGATAGACCACTATGAAGAACGCGGATGCGCCGGTTGAGTGCATGTAACGCAGCAGCCAGCCGTAATCCACATCCCGCATGATGTACTCGACGGAGGCAAAGGCGCCTTCCGCAGAGGGGTTGTAGTTCATGGTCAGCCAGATACCGGTGATGATCTGGTTGACCAGCACCAGCATCGCCAGGGAGCCGAAAAAGTACCAGAAGTTAAGGTTTTTCGGTGCCGGATACTTGGCCATGTGGTCGTTGTACATGGCAGTGAGCGGGAACCGGTAGTCGATCCAGCCCATCAGTTTGCTCAACATGATCAGGCCTCCTTGCCGTCGGCACCGACCAGAATGGTGGTGTCGTTGATGAATTTATATGGCGGAATGACCAGGTTCAGTGGTGCAGGCACCCCCTGGAATACACGGCCAGCCATATCGAACTTGGAGCCATGGCACGGGCAGAAGAAGCCGGATGTGACCCCTTGCACCTGCTCGCCAAAGCTGTCCGGCAAATAGGAGGGCGAACACCCGAGGTGGGTGCAAATGCCTACCGCCACGAAGATTTCCGGCTTGATGGATCTATATCCGTTGTGGGCATAGTCAGGCTGTTGCGGCTCTTCGGATGAGGGATCCCGCAGCTTGTCGTCATGCGCAGAGAGCGCATCCAGCGTCTGCTTGGTGCGGTTCACCACCCAGACCGGCTTGCCTCGCCACTCGACACGGATGAGCTGACCCGGTTCCAACTTGCTGATATCGACTTCAACCGGGGCACCTGCGGCTTTGGCCTTGGCACTCGGGTTCCATGATTTTATAAACGGCACTGCGGTAAACGCAGCTCCTACCCCGCCAACGGCAACCGTTGACCAGGTAAGAAATCTGCGGCGACCGGTATCAACTGGCGCATTGCTCATCCAAAAACTCTCCCATGTGGACTCCGCACATTCTTATTGTGTCCCTGTTCCCCTTTTCCCGTGACAACAGCGGCGGAAGCTGGAGTTACAATTGCCACAGAAAAACCGAGGAAATTTTAAAGAAAAGATAACAACTTGACAAGAAAGAGAGGTAGTCCCAGAAAACAATAAATATACAATTTTTTGTCTTTTGTGACGTATGGTTAGCATTGCGGCAGGAAAGATCACCAATAAAAAAAGCCTGGCAGTTGCCAGGCTTTTTTGACACTCGAAAGAGTGAGTACCAGAAGCGAATTAACGCTTGGAGTACTGCGGACGCTTACGAGCTTTGTGCAGACCGACTTTCTTACGCTCAACCTTACGGGCATCACGAGTAACAAAGCCAGCTTTACGCAGTTCGGAACGCAGGGTTTCGTCGTACTGCATCAGAGCACGAGTGATACCGTGGCGGATCGCACCAGCTTGACCGGAGATGCCACCACCGTTAACGGTGATGTACAGATCCAGTTTCTCGGTCATCTCAACCAGTTCCAGCGGCTGACGAACTACCATGCGGGCAGTCGGACGGCCGAAGTACTGCTCCAGGGAGCGCTGGTTGATTACGATCTTACCGCTACCCGCTTTGATAAATACGCGAGCAGTGGAGCTTTTGCGACGGCCGGTACCGTAGTATTGATTTTCTGCCATGTTGCCAGTTCCCGATTAGATATCCAGTACTTGAGGTTGCTGAGCAGCGTGAGCGTGCTCGGCGCCTGCGTAAACTTTCAGTTTACGGAACATGGCACGGCCCAGAGGACCGTTTCGGCAGCATGCCTTTAACAGCAGCTTCGATTACCATTTCCGGTTTACGCTGAATCAGCTTGTCGAAGCTGATGGACTTGATACCACCCGGGAAACCGGAGTGAGCGTGGTACATTTTGTCGGTAGTTTTCTTACCGGTAACACGTACCTTCTCAGCGTTTACAACGATGATGTAATCACCGGTGTCAACGTGCGGAGTGTATTCAGCTTTGTGCTTACCACGCAGACGAGCAGCGATCTCGGTTGCGATACGACCCAGAGTTTTACCTTCTGCGTCCACAATGTACCAGTCACGTTTTACGGTTTCTGGCTTGGCAACGAAAGTTTTCATTAAGTTAAACCCAATTACCTGTTACAGACCCAATTGTTTATGGGGGCTCTCCCACAAACAACAAACGATGGCCTACCTGTACCCCTTCGAATACAAGTAAAGCTTAAAGTGTTGCTGTCTTATCGACAGCTGTAACGTGGGCCGGGCGATTATAAGTGAAGTTGCCTTAAATATCACCTGCTAATTTCACTGCCATGAAGCTAGCAAATGTCGCCCGGCCCTACCTGCCGCAGATGCCCATCCGACTGGCAGGCGCGGTATTGTGACTAAGGAAGGTGCACTCTGGCAAGGTATTCGTGCGATTGCATTTCCTGAAGCCGAGAAAGACAGCGCTGGAATTCGAAATTCAGCAGCCCTTCACCATAGAGTTCCGTCATGGGCACGGCGGCCGACATGATGAGTTTGACATGCCGTTCATAGAACTCGTCGACCATGGCGATGAAGCGGCGGGCCGCGTCATCCGTGCCTCTGCCCATTGGTTGAACATTGGCCAGCAGCACGGTGTGGAACAGCCGGGCCAACTCGATATAGTCGTTCTGGGAGCGGGGAGTACAGCAAAGTTGCTCGAAATCCATATAGAGCACCCCTTCTCCCATCCCCAGCGACGTCAGCTGACGATGATTGACCTCGAAACGCTCCCCGGAGGCCTCGTGCCCCCCGGTTAATTGCTGGAAATAGCGATCGAGATTCGTTTTTGCCTGCAGATCCAGCGGGCAGTGATAAATCTCGGCCTGCTCCAGTGTCCGCAGGCGATAGTCGATGCCGCCGTCCACGTTAAGTATTTCGCAATGGCGCTCGATAAGCTCGATGGCTGGCAGAAAACGGGCTCGCTGCAAGCCGTTGCGGTAAAGATCCTTTGGCGGAATGTTTGAGGTTGCCACCAGCACGACGCCGTGACCGAACAACTCCTGAAACAGCGTGCCCAACAACATGGCATCTGTAATGTCCGAGACGAAAAATTCGTCGAAACAGATGATGTCCGTCTCGCCGGCCAGCTTGGCTGCGACCAGCTTGAGCGGGTCAGCCTGACCGCTCAACGCCTTGAGTTCATCGTGGATACGTTGCATGAAGCGATGGAAGTGACAGCGCATTTTGCGCGTCCCCGGCAGACTGTCGAAAAAAGTATCCATCAGCCAGGTCTTGCCTCTGCCCACTCCACCCCACATATAGATCCCCAGGATAGGCTCCTGCGCACTGGGCTTTTGCAACCAGCCAAACAGCCCGCGGGATCTGGTCGGAGTCGGGCGATGCAGCAAATCCTGATAGAGTCGCTCCAGCCTGCTGATGGCCATCCCCTGAGCGGGGTCGGCATGCACGCCGGGTCGTAGCAGATCCTGTTGGTATTTTTGCTGCGGTGTCATCCTTGAGGGCCTCTCCAACTCCCTGAATAGAGGACAAAATGGTATCACGGCCTCAGGACGCACGGTATAGTGCCAGCAAGGCATGGCGGCTCATCCGGCCGCATGAACACACACTGTTTTAGCTGTAACAAGGAGCATCTATGAGTCTGTCAATTGGGATCCTGCTGGCTGTCGCAGCCTTGATCGTCGGTATCATCATCGGCCGTTTTTCGGTTCGCAGCCGTGACGCCGGTCGTCTGGAACAGGAGCTGAAAAAGGCCCATAAAGAGCTCGAAAACTATCAGGGCCAGATCAATACCCACTTTGCCGACAGTGCGGCACTGATGGAGCAGCTGGCCGAGCAGTATCAAACCCTCTATCGCCACATGGCAGAGCAGAGCAAGTTCCTGGCCAAGGCTCAGGAACCGCTGTTCCGCGAAGTCCTGGTGGAAGAAGAAGAGACCAAGACCGAAGCCGAGCCGGGCGTACCGCCTCGCGACTATGCCGGCGCCTCTTCCGGCCTGCTCAAGTAAACGGGTCAGTCCCTTGCGGAACTAATCGGGAACGTCTGTGGTCTGACCTTGACGATTGCAATGCAACTTTTTCTGGGAGCTGTTTTTCATATGCGTAAACCTCTTTCCATGCTCAGTGTGCTAGCCCTCAGTGTCGGTATCGCCATGTCTGCGGCCCCTGCTCAGGCTGCACTGCCTTCCCTGTTAGGCTCCAACCAGGAGATGCCGAGTCTGGCTCCTGTTCTGGAGCAGGTCACTCCGGCCGTGGTCAACATTTCTGTCTCTGGCAAGAAAGTGACCCGTCAGCGCCTGCCCGAGCAGTTCCGCTTCTTCTTTGGTCCCAACATGCCTGACGAACAGGTGAGCGAGCAGCCCTTCCAGGCGCTCGGCTCCGGCGTCATCATCGATGCCAAGAAGGGCTACGTGATCACCAACGCCCACGTGGTTCACGAGGCGGACGAGATCAAGGTCAACCTGAAAGATGGTCGCGAGTATGCAGCCAAGAAGATCGGTGAGGACAAACAGTCCGACATCGCTCTGCTGCAGATCAAGGCGGAAGATCTGGTGCAGATCAAGTTCGCCGACTCCGACGAGCTGCGGGTCGGTGACTATGCGCTGGCCATCGGCAACCCCTTTGGTCTGGGACAGACCGTCACCTCCGGTATTGTCAGTGCGCTGGGCCGTAGCGGCCTCAACATCGAAAATCTGGAGAACTTCATCCAGACCGATGCAGCCATCAACTCCGGTAACTCCGGCGGCGCCCTGCTCAACCTGCGTGGCGAGCTGATCGGTATCAACACCGCCATTCTGGGCCCCAACGGTGGCAACATCGGCATCGGCTTCGCCATCCCCTCCAACATGGTGCGGGATCTGGCCGACCAGATCGTCAAGTACGGTGAAGTACGTCGCGGCCAGCTGGGTATTACCGGCACCGAGCTCACCTCCGACATCGCCAAGACCTTCGGTTACAACAAGAAGGATGGCGCCTTCGTCAACCAGGTGATGCCGGACTCTGCGGCCGACAAGGCGGGTATCAAGGCGGGCGATATCATCGTCAGCATCGATGGCAAGCCGGTTCGCTCCTTCGGCGAACTGCGCGCCAAGATCGCCACCATGGGCGCCGGCAAGCAGGTCGAGCTGGGGCTGATCCGTGATGGCAAGGCCCAGAGCGCCAAGGTCACCCTGAAGCAGGCCGATGACAGCGAAGTGCGCGCCAGCGCCCTGCACCCGGCACTGGAAGGGGCCAAGCTGAGCACCACTACCGACCCGGTCTCCGGCGTCGCGGTGGCCGATATTGACCCCCGCTCTGCGGCAGCCGCTTCCGGCCTGCAGAAGGGCGATATCATCATCGGGGTCAACCGGGTGCGTATCAACACCCTGGGTGAACTGACCAAAGCGCTCAAGAGCAAGCCGGACGTACTGGCCCTCAACATCCAGCGCGGCGACTCTTCTCTCTATCTGGTAATCCGTTAATCCCCCATCACCCGCGGCACTCGCCGCGGGTGATTTTTATCCATTGATAGTGTTATTCTCTGCCCGCAGCCAGCACGGATGAGAATGACATGAAAATCCCCTCTTTAGTCAGTTACTTGGGCAAGTCTATCGGCTTCGGTTTGACCGTCGCCGCACTGCTGTTGCTGCTGTTTCCCAATTTCCGTGGCGGGGCTCAACTGCCCGGCCTGATCACCAATGCCCGCGAACTGAGCTTCTCCTACGCCGCCCACCGTGCCGGCCCGGCAGTCGTCAACATCTATACCCGCAGCTTTGCCTCCAATCAGGGCAATCGCGGACAGCTGCAGCCACAGGGGCTAGGCTCAGGCGTCATCATGAACCAGCGCGGCTATGTGCTGACCAACTACCACGTCATCGCCGATGCCGATCAGATCATCGTCGCCCTGCAGGATGGCCGCGTCTTCAGCGCCGAACTGGTCG includes:
- the dolP gene encoding division/outer membrane stress-associated lipid-binding lipoprotein yields the protein MNKQILILGLLAGSLLLQGCAAVVVGGAAGTAKASGDRRTLGAQWDDQAIELKAANLLADNKPLSAASKISVYSNNGRVLLVGQTPSDVYKLEAGKIVGRIEGVRHVYNELRLGQPASFTTRSNDSWITSKVKADMFGTKNFDSTKVKVVTEDSEVFLIGLVTRQEGEQAVEIARHVNGVKRVIKAFEYAQN
- the sspA gene encoding stringent starvation protein SspA yields the protein MAVAANKRSVMTLFSGANDMFSHQVRIVLAEKGVSVDICQVDPANLPDELAELNPYNSVPTLVDRELALYTSRIIMEYLDERFPHPPLMPVYPVARGNSRLMMHRIELDWYSLADKIMAGTDADAARNELRDNLLAIAPIFGEMPYFMSEEFGLVDCYMAPLLWRLPSLGIDLTGRGAKELKAYMVRLFERESFQASLTEAEREIRAGV
- the rsmI gene encoding 16S rRNA (cytidine(1402)-2'-O)-methyltransferase yields the protein MSDIPTLYIVPTPIGNLADITQRALDTLRSVDLVAAEDTRHTGILLSHYQISVPTFALHDHNEQQKADVLIGRIKEGKSVALVSDAGTPLISDPGYHLVTRCREAGVKVVPLPGPCAAITALSAAGLPTDRFAFEGFLPAKSKGRDDRLQAVIEDTRSLVFYESPRRVQDTVEAIARILGERQVVVCRELTKTFESIHGLPASEMLTWLGEDENRCRGEIVLVVAGASKEEEELPAEAIRTLGLLVAELPLKKAAALTAEIHGVKKNALYKYGLDHY
- a CDS encoding cytochrome b, which codes for MLSKLMGWIDYRFPLTAMYNDHMAKYPAPKNLNFWYFFGSLAMLVLVNQIITGIWLTMNYNPSAEGAFASVEYIMRDVDYGWLLRYMHSTGASAFFIVVYLHMFRGMIYGSYQKPRELLWIFGMLIFLCLMAEAFMGYLLPWGQMSFWGAQVIISLFGAIPVIGDDLTLWIRGDYVISGATLNRFFALHVIALPLVLVMLVAMHILALHEVGSNNPDGIDIKKHKDENGWPLDAVAFHPYFTVKDMIGVAGFLFFFCAIIFFKPDMWGYFLEKPNFEVANGLKTPAHIAPVWYFTPFYAILRAVPDKLLGVIMMGLSIVVLFLLPWLDRCKVRSVRYRSKLHKLNIAQFVVCFIILGVLGVLPSTPTLTLIAQVCTLGYFGFFVLLFFYSKNESTKPLPERVTFK
- a CDS encoding cytochrome c1, translating into MKKIIFAVLTLLPSLVFANTGAVHLDKANYDLSDKASLQRGAATFMNYCFGCHSTQYQRYNRVAEDLGIPADLMASNLIVNGAKIGDLMENSVHDKDAAKWFGAAPPDLTLVARVRGADWIYTYLRSFYVDPTRPFGVNNVVFPSVGMPHVLEPLQGTPRAEFATHTVDGVETQQVVSIKSDGNGEMNNEEYDQTVLDLVNFLVYSAEPVKQERERMGFWVLGFIVIFFIFTVLLKKEFWRDVH
- a CDS encoding penicillin-binding protein activator, yielding MPSAFSDLTKNAQWYLEQVDPAKPAEAFTWQMLAARSYLALGQAKPASALFQQLQKQAKEPAQKAQLQLLQAHLLLAQGHANQALILLEGKPEVALDADTQKDWYRQRVVLQLDINNKFGAAKSLIALEPYLNQSEQATNHQQIWSLLKSMTPSTLQALEEAPAPDVTTGWLRLAALVNEFGAQPNLLARQLAGWKRDFPNHPAQKDMPAGLGDLTATAASTSVQQIAVLLPLSGNLEPQGAAIRNGMLMSYKENQGQFTLNFYDTQSKPTIDLYKQAIQEGADMIIGPLLKDRVEELLKANPTVPVLALNELDKPIVNDSTYYFSLSAAADAAQAAQYLYTQGYRKPLLIAAQGRIGYSSIKAFEQAWATVSQDKPVVATFGGRNEVQGMVKNALSGRSTARAGQVVQLSDAAPRSIDVVYIVANPLETRMIKPYVDVSVNPMGSLPIFTGPRGYDSAATEVTSELNGMRIADMPLLLGGYEKQREQIALLWPQTQGDLLRLFAMGYDAVALAENLQQMRKVGGMQQSGMSGQLSVDAQGNIVRMLSWATYQNGKLVDENAVQQLEEPANEGAVSSDAPAIAEPVPAPVEQGTAL
- a CDS encoding YraN family protein produces the protein MRQQLQNLFPLPSSKGQHFELVAERWLQAQGLQPVTRNYRCRGGEIDLIMHQGQTLVFVEVRYRASASHGGAASSVTRAKQRKIMLAARHYLKQHAINEASQACRFDVIAFEGDQPDWIRNAF
- the petA gene encoding ubiquinol-cytochrome c reductase iron-sulfur subunit, whose translation is MSNAPVDTGRRRFLTWSTVAVGGVGAAFTAVPFIKSWNPSAKAKAAGAPVEVDISKLEPGQLIRVEWRGKPVWVVNRTKQTLDALSAHDDKLRDPSSEEPQQPDYAHNGYRSIKPEIFVAVGICTHLGCSPSYLPDSFGEQVQGVTSGFFCPCHGSKFDMAGRVFQGVPAPLNLVIPPYKFINDTTILVGADGKEA
- a CDS encoding D-sedoheptulose-7-phosphate isomerase translates to MTDRIKENYTESIQTKIAAAEALPDAIHTAAQMITICLLNGHKVLACGNGPSAALAQLFISELVNCYETQRPSLPGMALTPDMATISAIATDHGFEEVYAKQIRALGQPGDILVVITTSGHSRSLIKAAEAALSRDMTIVVLSGGDGGEMAGLLGPNDVEIRVPSARRPRILEVNLLTLHCLCDLIDQTLFPQQED
- a CDS encoding ClpXP protease specificity-enhancing factor — its product is MSMEPTMTPSRPYLLRAFYDWLLDNDLTPHLVVNVNIPHVMVPMQFAQDGQIVLNIAPRAVVQYHMDNEAISFSARFGGVSQQVYIPMAAVLAIHARENGVGTMFPPEPGYDIWLEQAEAPVEPEPEPPRPSGRPTLKVIK